One genomic region from Sinorhizobium numidicum encodes:
- a CDS encoding 4'-phosphopantetheinyl transferase family protein produces the protein MSRSGDLALVAVSHQPLLGVDVECLDQAVEWSWLETIWSPAEWRRLRTRTNAPELLLRLWVRKEAAVKALGLGLAHPLSQVVVPLSGQTGPNGARLWLRNEHGSHCWHVYDLPTKVGFIGSIVTARPVAPESLAVHGFPAAGDWSGAVTKSTGSFVAPQHPGSTARA, from the coding sequence ATGAGCCGGAGCGGCGATCTGGCACTTGTCGCTGTCTCTCACCAGCCTTTGCTCGGCGTCGACGTCGAATGCCTCGACCAAGCGGTTGAATGGAGCTGGCTTGAGACCATTTGGTCGCCGGCAGAATGGCGACGGCTTCGGACGAGGACGAATGCTCCTGAACTACTGTTGCGCCTTTGGGTTCGTAAAGAAGCCGCAGTAAAGGCTCTGGGACTCGGACTTGCCCACCCCCTGTCGCAGGTCGTGGTTCCACTCTCGGGACAAACTGGCCCCAACGGTGCGCGTCTGTGGCTTCGGAACGAGCATGGAAGCCACTGCTGGCACGTATACGACTTACCAACAAAGGTTGGTTTCATCGGATCGATCGTAACGGCGCGGCCTGTCGCTCCTGAGAGTCTGGCCGTGCATGGATTCCCCGCCGCAGGTGATTGGAGCGGCGCCGTTACCAAAAGCACAGGTTCGTTTGTTGCGCCGCAGCACCCCGGCTCGACCGCTCGCGCCTAG
- a CDS encoding MATE family efflux transporter yields MKSTRLEQLENDPMVPLVLRLAVPTIVGLCVSAAYHLLNAFFVGRLGAEAVAALAVTFPITMILTLIGQAVGTGAASSVARSLGRHDHASAAAFAFTAIVLGLGIAILASGSIATSISVLLTWFGASNNTLPYAVEYLSPILFAQVLLVFNMICGFIVRAEGNTLFSMATQIVAFVLNAVLDSLLIVGLDLGIAGAGFATLMSQAAASAVYVWHFATASGVVKLDGHPTTGSLERIGVILGAGSPAALASVAGIAAMWLLNSTASTFGDDTLAGVGVATRLLSIVALPISGLCIGAQSAVGYNIGAGRGDRVRQALAVILSLSLAFSSMCALIGIGQSHALAAWFVTETSAIAVAERAIAAFLAAFVCFPAVAVTITLFQAKGEVTRASLLAIMPDGLFLIPLLLVLPRWMGVNGLIISPVLSGAAAGLTAALVLYREWRRLSRDERSLRVRKRNATFGEKGESPNGKHKPLK; encoded by the coding sequence ATGAAATCGACCCGGTTAGAGCAGCTCGAGAACGATCCCATGGTGCCACTTGTGCTGAGACTTGCCGTTCCAACGATTGTGGGACTTTGCGTCAGTGCGGCCTACCACCTTTTGAATGCTTTCTTCGTTGGACGTCTTGGGGCAGAGGCGGTGGCCGCGCTTGCGGTTACATTCCCAATTACCATGATCCTGACGCTTATCGGGCAAGCCGTGGGGACTGGGGCAGCATCGTCCGTGGCGCGCAGCCTCGGTCGGCATGACCATGCATCCGCAGCAGCATTCGCATTCACAGCAATTGTCTTGGGCTTGGGCATTGCGATATTAGCTTCTGGTAGTATCGCGACCAGCATCAGCGTCCTCCTGACATGGTTTGGCGCTAGCAACAATACGCTGCCCTATGCGGTCGAATACCTGAGCCCGATCCTGTTTGCCCAGGTGCTGCTCGTATTCAACATGATCTGCGGCTTCATCGTCAGGGCCGAGGGGAACACGTTATTCAGCATGGCCACCCAGATTGTGGCATTTGTCTTGAATGCAGTGCTCGATTCCCTGCTGATCGTCGGATTGGATCTTGGGATCGCAGGAGCTGGTTTCGCAACATTGATGTCGCAAGCGGCTGCGTCCGCCGTGTACGTGTGGCATTTTGCGACCGCGTCCGGCGTGGTGAAGCTAGACGGTCATCCAACAACCGGTTCATTGGAGCGTATAGGCGTCATTCTGGGGGCAGGAAGTCCGGCGGCGCTTGCGAGTGTGGCTGGCATTGCTGCCATGTGGCTGCTCAATTCTACTGCCAGCACATTTGGCGACGATACTTTGGCCGGGGTGGGTGTCGCAACGCGGCTGCTTTCCATAGTGGCTCTACCAATCAGTGGCCTGTGCATCGGTGCCCAATCTGCGGTCGGCTACAACATCGGTGCGGGAAGGGGCGACAGAGTGCGGCAGGCATTGGCCGTAATACTGTCCCTATCCTTAGCGTTCTCATCGATGTGCGCGCTCATAGGCATCGGCCAATCGCACGCTTTGGCCGCCTGGTTTGTTACGGAGACCTCAGCTATCGCGGTCGCGGAACGCGCAATTGCTGCATTCCTAGCCGCTTTTGTTTGCTTTCCCGCAGTGGCAGTCACTATTACGCTGTTCCAGGCCAAAGGCGAGGTGACACGGGCATCGCTGCTCGCAATTATGCCCGATGGGCTATTCCTGATACCACTCTTGCTAGTGTTGCCGCGGTGGATGGGCGTCAACGGTCTCATCATTAGTCCCGTTCTCAGTGGGGCTGCTGCTGGCCTGACTGCCGCGCTCGTCCTCTATCGAGAGTGGCGGCGCTTGAGCAGAGATGAACGTTCGCTTCGCGTTCGAAAGCGCAATGCTACTTTCGGCGAAAAGGGCGAATCACCAAATGGGAAACACAAGCCTCTCAAATGA